The Capsicum annuum cultivar UCD-10X-F1 chromosome 1, UCD10Xv1.1, whole genome shotgun sequence sequence ttaacaaaacataaatttcacctatttttttttaattttgtattcaaAGTATGATATGACACTCCAACATAACTAGTTAGCTCAACAAAACTTATTAAATGTGGTGAATTAATTTTAGAGACCTTCCTCGAAGAGTTTATTAAATCTTGTTAAccttttaatttcaactttttctaCAAATTTGAAGTCATTGACCATATTTAGATAGTAGATTTTGTGTTCGTCATTGAATTCTTTGACTACGAATTTGAAATCTTTGAACATATCTCTAAGAACAATTCTTTGTTAATTAAAAAGTGTGATTACAAAATTCATTAATCTAATAAGCATATTAGTAAggccaaaataattaaattgcaTTGTCTGTGTTAGTGATAATGAGTTAAatttattacaaagaaattaaaataaaggcAATAAACTTAATATCATAAGACACAACAAAGATAAGTCTTATGAAATGAAACATTAAGATAGGtttctaaaattatttcaaatgtaattaacttatttttgagtgtcatattatttttttcaatataaaatttaaaaattaggtgAAATCTATTTTTTGTTAACTtaggaaaaattaaataaatttatgtgattaaaaaaaatgaaaagaatgtgtttgtaataaatttttacagtgacagaaataaattgcaatcacaaataaaaatatgaagaaacaagagtttttattgataaacagtgtgggtacaaatctgttcttCCCTTGAtccttctctcttgattttttcaGTAATTCGAGGCCCGttagtagcatatttctcgaataTAGCATGATCTCTTTataaatatcccatgattttgtgggatatttgAGATCTTGGAGATGCCTTTTTAAGGGAATATCTGCTCCtttatatatgcataatttaagGGTTTAGGGTAGAGTAGCCCTCAAGCTAGGTTAGGGTAAGGTAGCCTtcgaactctaacagaatttgaattctttttgtagagtccacaaattttagatgtttaCAAAtgtcccctacttcaagacttgccGAAGTGTAGACTTGATGATAAGTCTTGAAATACCCACAAAACTTTCATCTTTATGCAGCAGCTACAGATTTGCAGatatgatttatgagagaagagatgaaggacaGATTTAGTCCCAGTGGACGTGTCAatttgtttgcaacataattttacagtgacaaaaataaattacaattacaaataaaatatgaagaaacatgaTTTTCTTTACTGATAAACGGTGTGGATACAAATTTCTTcttccttgattcttctctcttgattttctccgccATTCTAGGGTCATTAGTATCGTATTTCTCAAACGAAGGCATAGTTAGATTTTGATCTTCATGAAAAAAAGGATTTGCAGATCctcttgatttatttgattatcgTGAAGAGACGTTTTTGACCCCCTTTGTGATATTCCATAAATTTTTGAGATCTTGATCTCTTTacgaatatcccatgaatttattgggactttggAGATCTTGGAGATAcctctttaaagggatatttaCTCCCTTTTATATAGGTGTAATTTaggatttagggtaaagtagccacCAAGCTAAATTTAGGGTAAAATAGTCTCCAAGAGCTCTAACAAAAATTAAGCTCTTCTTGTAGAGTTCACAAAATTTTAATGTCTataaatgccccctacttcaaggcttgtcggagtgtaagcttgatgaaactcaaagactaGTCTTGAAGTACCCATAGAGCTTCCATCTCTACGATTTTGCGGCTACAGCTTTACATATTTCATTTATGCGAGAAGAGATTAAGGGCAGATTTGGTCGCATTGGGCGTTCCAGTTTTGTTTGCAACACATTTTTACAGTGACAGAAATAAattacaatcacaaataaaaatataaagaaacaaagaatttttaataataaatgatGTGGGTACAAATTTGTTCTTCCCtttattcttctctcttgattttctccatcATTCGAGGGCTGTTAGTGGCGTATTTTTCGAAAGAaagatgatctctttatgaatatcccatgattttgtgggatattagAGATCTTGGGGAGACCTTTTTAAGGGAATATTTGCCCCTTTATGCAGGCATAATTCAGGGTTTAGGGTAGAGTAGCCTCCAAGCTAggttagggtaaagtagcctccaaactctaacagaatttgaattcttcttgtAGAGTCTATAAATTTAGATGTTTGTAGAATGACTTTGAAGTGATAAACTTAAAGTTAAATGACTTTTATATGctataaacaagaaaaataacttttgtgTGTAATTCgtaaagttaaatgacttttatgtaataaaaaaatagaaaagtgacTTTTATGTgataaataaaaagttgaatgACTATGGATGAAATTTACTCTTTCTTTTTGAACAGGCCCAATCTCTTGACAAGTATAGTTAATCTTCGAAATTACATGGTATATCCCCAACAGTTGGTGACTTTGAATATTTGAccccaataaaaaaaatctttaaagacTAGTATTCCTTCCCTTTTAAAGTATAATACAAGTACAATTTGACCTCTCTacatctcaaatatttttaaacttttcatactcatttctctcaaattctatttttatttttattattttcactttttattttttctttaagtttattttcatattttaattcattcGTCTCaaccttcattttttttcttttctcttttttctcaaaaattgtctattccttcatttttttaattagttgtctcaacctttatttttcttttatttttgtgttttattatttctttttttcttcatttttctcaaactttatttttatttttttctctcatttttgtttttcccaatttttttaattcttcattttttttcttaatctttattttttcttgtcttttttttttctcaatcccttttttatttttctattttgtttgatctcttttttctccacttctattatattttgctaataaataaaaatttaaataatccacaaagggatcttctttttttgaaatcaaagaaaatttaaggacatgaattgttgttatgaaattctttgggataagttttgcctctaaggcaaaaattatagaacaactcataaatcaaggcacaatgtggtagtgtcaagttgcttgtggagcataacttgttgtttgaaaatccttgagttaagtcttgcttctaaggcaagagtagtagaacatctcataaatcaaaaaacaATATGGTAGCTTCAACACTTGTCCATTAGccgtaacttgttcttttgggaggttctcgGGCTAAGTTCTGTCTTAaaggcaagactaatagagcatcaaataaatcaagacacaatatgatagtatcaactcttatccatggggtgtaacttgtcagctatgtcttgcctctaaggcaagagttatagaatatctcataaatcaagacacgatgtggtattgtcaactcttgcccatggggcgtaATTTGCTTattgaaagtccttgggctaattCGAGCCTCTAAGGTAAGATTTATAGAATAActcacaaatcaagacataatgtggtagtgtcaactcttacccatggggcataacttgttgtttaaaagttcttgatttataaaatatctcataaatcaagacacaatatggtagCGTTAAATCTTATTCAtggagcgtaacttgttgtttaaaggtccttgggctaagttttgcctctaaagcaagagttatagaatatctcataaatcaaaacataatgtgatggtgtcaactcttacccatggggtgtaacttgttatttgaaagtcttgAGGTTAATTCTTGCCTCTAATACAAGAGTTATAGAagatctcataaatcaaaacacaatttggtaatgtcaactcttgcccatggggcacaacttgttacttgaaagtctttggtctaagtcttgcctctaaggaaagagttataaaatatctcataaatcaatacacaatttgATGGTGTCAACTCTagcccatagggcataacttgttgtttgatggtctTAAATttgagtcttacctctaagacaagagttataaaacatttTATAAGTAAGaaacacaatgtgttagtgttgactcttgcccaatatatgtaacttgtttgaaaaattatgGTATAAGTCGTATCTCTaataaggcgagagttgtagaatatctcacaaataaagacataatgtggtagtgtcaattcgTGTCCattggggcataatttgttatttgaaagtccttgagctaagtcttgcctttaaagcaagaattgtagaacatatcataaataaagacataatatggtagtgtcaacgtTTGAAAGTCCtcgagctaagtcttgcctttaaggcaagaattgtagaacatctcataaataaagacataatatagtaatgtcaactcttgcccatggggcatactttgtagtttgaaagtcttcgagctaagtcttgtctctaagacaagagttgtaaacatctaataaatgaaaacataatgtggtaatgtcaactctttcccgtggggcataatttgtagtttgaaagcccttgatctaagtcttgcctctaaggcaatagttgtagaacatctcataaatgaaaacataacgtggtagagtcaactcttacccgtgggacatagtttgttgtttgaaagtccttgagctaagtcttgcctctaaggtaagagttatagaatNNNNNNNNNNNNNNNNNNNNNNNNNNNNNNNNNNNNNNNNNNNNNNNNNNNNNNNNNNNNNNNNNNNNNNNNNNNNNNNNNNNNNNNNNNNNNNNNNNNNNNNNNNNNNNNNNNNNNNNNNNNNNNNNNNNNNNNNNNNNNNNNNNNNNNNNNNNNNNNNNNNNNNNNNNNNNNNNNNNNNNNNNNNNNNNNNNNNNNNNNNNNNNNNNNNNNNNNNNNNNNNNNNNNNNNNNNNNNNNNNNNNNNNNNNNNNNNNNNNNNNNNNNNNNNNNNNNNNNNNNNNNNNNNNNNNNNNNNNNNNNNNNNNNNNNNNNNNNNNNNNNNNNNNNNNNNNNNNNNNNNNNNNNNNNNNNNNNNNNNNNNNNNNNNNNNNNNNNNNNNNNNNNNNNNNNNNNNNNNNNNNNNNNNNNNNNNNNNNNNNNNNNNNNNNNNNNNNNNNNNNNNNNNNNNNNNNNNNNNNNNNNNNNNNNNNNNNNNNNNNNNNNNNNNNNNNNNNNNNNNNNNNNNNNNNNNNNNNNNNNNNNNNNNNNNNNNNNNNNNNNNNNNNNNNNNNNNNNNNNNNNNNNNNNNNNNNNNNNNNNNNNNNNNNNNNNNNNNNNNNNNNNNNNNNNNNNNNNNNNNNNNNNNNNNNNNNNNNNNNNNNNNNNNNNNNNNNNNNNNNNNNNNNNNNNNNNNNNNNNNNNNNNNNNNNNNNNNNNNNNNNNNNNNNNNNNNNNNNNNNNNNNNNNNNNNNNNNNNNNNNNNNNNNNNNNNNNNNNNNNNNNNNNNNNNNNNNNNNNNNNNNNNNNNNNNNNNNNNNNNNNNNNNNNNNNNNNNNNNNNNNNNNNNNNNNNNNNNNNNNNNNNNNNNNNNNNNNNNNNNNNNNNNNNNNNNNNNNNNNNNNNNNNNNNNNNNNNNNNNNNNNNNNNNNNNNNNNNNNNNNNNNNNNNNNNNNNNNNNNNNNNNNNNNNNNNNNNNNNNNNNNNNNNNNNNNNNNNNNNNNNNNNNNNNNNNNNNNNNNNNNNNNNNNNNNNNNNNNNNNNNNNNNNNNNNNNNNNNNNNNNNNNNNNNNNNNNNNNNNNNNNNNNNNNNNNNNNNNNNNNNNNNNNNNNNNNNNNNNNNNNNNNNNNNNNNNNNNNNNNNNNNNNNNNNNNNNNNNNNNNNNNNNNNNNNNNNNNNNNNNNNNNNNNNNNNNNNNNNNNNNNNNNNNNNNNNNNNNNNNNNNNNNNNNNNNNNNNNNNNNNNNNNNNNNNNNNNNNNNNNNNNNNNNNNNNNNNNNNNNNNNNNNNNNNNNNNNNNNNNNNNNNNNNNNNNNNNNNNNNNNNNNNNNNNNNNNNNNNNNNNNNNNNNNNNNNNNNNNNNNNNNNNNNNNNNNNNNNNNNNNNNNNNNNNNNNNNNNNNNNNNNNNNNNNNNNNNNNNNNNNNNNNNNNNNNNNNNNNNNNNNNNNNNNNNNNNNNNNNNNNNNNNNNNNNNNNNNNNNNNNNNNNNNNNNNNNNNNNNNNNNNNNNNNNNNNNNNNNNNNNNNNNNNNNNNNNNNNNNNNNNNNNNNNNNNNNNNNNNNNNNNNNNNNNNNNNNNNNNNNNNNNNNNNNNNNNNNNNNNNNNNNNNNNNNNNNNNNNNNNNNNNNNNNNNNNNNNNNNNNNNNNNNNNNNNNNNNNNNNNNNNNNNNNNNNNNNNNNNNNNNNNNNNNNNNNNNNNNNNNNNNNNNNNNNNNNNNNNNNNNNNNNNNNNNNNNNNNNNNNNNNNNNNNNNNNNNNNNNNNNNNNNNNNNNNNNNNNNNNNNNNNNNNNNNNNNNNNNNNNNNNNNNNNNNNNNNNNNNNNNNNNNNNNNNNNNNNNNNNNNNNNNNNNNNNNNNNNNNNNNNNNNNNNNNNNNNNNNNNNNNNNNNNNNNNNNNNNNNNNNNNNNNNNNNNNNNNNNNNNNNNNNNNNNNNNNNNNNNNNNNNNNNNNNNNNNNNNNNNNNNNNNNNNNNNNNNNNNNNNNNNNNNNNNNNNNNNNNNNNNNNNNNNNNNNNNNNNNNNNNNNNNNNNNNNNNNNNNNNNNNNNNNNNNNNNNNNNNNNNNNNNNNNNNNNNNNNNNNNNNNNNNNNNNNNNNNNNNNNNNNNNNNNNNNNNNNNNNNNNNNNNNNNNNNNNNNNNNNNNNNNNNNNNNNNNNNNNNNNNNNNNNNNNNNNNNNNNNNNNNNNNNNNNNNNNNNNNNNNNNNNNNNNNNNNNNNNNNNNNNNNNNNNNNNNNNNNNNNNNNNNNNNNNNNNNNNNNNNNNNNNNNNNNNNNNNNNNNNNNNNNNNNNNNNNNNNNNNNNNNNNNNNNNNNNNNNNNNNNNNNNNNNNNNNNNNNNNNNNNNNNNNNNNNNNNNNNNNNNNNNNNNNNNNNNNNNNNNNNNNNNNNNNNNNNNNNNNNNNNNNNNNNNNNNNNNNNNNNNNNNNNNNNNNNNNNNNNNNNNNNNNNNNNNNNNNNNNNNNNNNNNNNNNNNNNNNNNNNNNNNNNNNNNNNNNNNNNNNNNNNNNNNNNNNNNNNNNNNNNNNNNNNNNNNNNNNNNNNNNNNNNNNNNNNNNNNNNNNNNNNNNNNNNNNNNNNNNNNNNNNNNNNNNNNNNNNNNNNNNNNNNNNNNNNNNNNNNNNNNNNNNNNNNNNNNNNNNNNNNNNNNNNNNNNNNNNNNNNNNNNNNNNNNNNNNNNNNNNNNNNNNNNNNNNNNNNNNNNNNNNNNNNNNNNNNNNNNNNNNNNNNNNNNNNNNNNNNNNNNNNNNNNNNNNNNNNNNNNNNNNNNNNNNNNNNNNNNNNNNNNNNNNNNNNNNNNNNNNNNNNNNNNNNNNNNNNNNNNNNNNNNNNNNNNNNNNNNNNNNNNNNNNNNNNNNNNNNNNNNNNNNNNNNNNNNNNNNNNNNNNNNNNNNNNNNNNNNNNNNNNNNNNNNNNNNNNNNNNNNNNNNNNNNNNNNNNNNNNNNNNNNNNNNNNNNNNNNNNNNNNNNNNNNNNNNNNNNNNNNNNNNNNNNNNNNNNNNNNNNNNNNNNNNNNNNNNNNNNTACTATGGTGCTTTTGAAATTTGTAGAATTTTACAATTGGAATAGAGTTTATGTTCGATACTGCGATGGAGGATCCTTTACGGGAGATGTGGAAGCAGTTGATCCTGTAAGTCACATCAAGTACATTCTTCAAAGGTCCTAACTTGTTAATTAGTACTAATTGTAatatttaaaggaaatttttttttctaactaaaaCTCCAAATTTGACAGGATAGTGGACTTCATTATAGAGGGGCAAGGATATTCAAAGCTATTATGGAGGAATTATTGGCCCAAGGAATGAATACATCTCAATATGTATGATCATATCGAACTCTTTACTCGTATACACTCCCCACTAAAAAAACTTGAACGTTTATACCAAAATTACTCTTAACATATAGTAACAAAtacataacataaaatatttaatataatttcataAAGTGGAGTCTGGGTGGATAATGTACGCATATCTTTCCTTTACCTtaggtaaagaggttgtttccgataagaCCTTCGGCTCAAGAGAAAAAGTCCAAAGTAATCTAGAAAATGTAGTAAAGAAATACGAAGAATAGCAAATATTAGCAAAACAATAACTACAACAACATAATAATAGTCAAAGGATAAGacaacaaataataacacaaGTCGAAGGACCAGAAACTATAGAAAGCAATACTACAACTAATAGGGACGGATAACAACACAATGAATTGCTACCTACTTACTAGTCATCTAACTTAGTCCATGTTCTCCATATATAATCTATCgtagtaaataaaatatttttttattttttatgttattaatttCACTTTATAAACTAGTAGTAATCTTCTAGGCTATAGtgatttaatttgttttaaatagAAATAGCTACACAATACCTCTATCGAATTACCCAAacttttaggggtcgtttggtagagtgtttAAGAATAATGcagaatatagtgtattagtaatgtttgcattagtaatacttgtattagttatgcttgtatttatacatgtattatttcttatatattgtttggtttgacgtataagaaataatatatcttatataatttctataaaagaagtgtttgtttacaaaaatatctttctttgactttttacacttttttttgcaacaaagttcttttgccatctcaaacataattaaaattgttgaactagtatatacaGATTTAGGATTAACTGCAAGACCTTCATCTGTGCGCATGAAAGGTTACGCcgacggattaacatagtcgaaacaaaaataaaatacaagatgtaaaattaaggaatagtctcaagaattttttttaatctttttaaaaacccTCGAagtaaagcaaaaatatgttgtggttatttaaatcaactattcattgttgtaaattaaaatggtgggaaaagaaattgttaaatattttgagaggattcaatgttgaaaattaaaatggctgaaaaagaaattgtgaaatatttttatacagaaattgaggggtattaaggtcatttaataagttaatgcatgcgttaaaagtctttgtattactatTACATAGAAAAtggagtgtattactaatacataggggtgttcatgggtcggtttgggtcggttattggtcaaaaccataaccaaactaacttagtcagtttttaaatttctaaaaccaaaccaaaccaaacaaaaaaataaccgtcggtttggttcttgtcggtttagttcggtttggtttgatttttccggtttataactttagctaatgataaaagttgaaaattaaaaaaaacaaatccaatctaacatatgagatgttaaTCGAAtgttgtatctcaaccttgaaactaagatgttAATTGAGTGTTATACTTCGGCAAAGCTATGAACAACATCATATGAAcgcttctaaaaaaatattttaaaactacatttaacagaatgatataataaatcctccaaaaggtgaacacataaacttcttgctcaacaaggttcaaaaaaaagttaaaattaatgattgtttatagtcaaatgaatctcagctataaatttcaatatacaataagatattattttcacaattagtatcatttgtcattcaaagtgcaAAATTCACctagaatctcataaggtactatcaactagatgaagaaatgacttaatgtgttacgattaaagttaaatcatgattaaaatataaaatgtaacaaatatttatattgtatttatgaataatacataaataattatattatatatatatatcggtttggtttggttattttatcGGTTATTTCGGagtaaaaccaaatcaaattagtatcgattttttaaaattcaaaaccaaaacaaaaccaaacctaaccaaatatcatttttattaatcggtttggtttggatcgcggttcgatttggttaaaaaccaaaccttGAACACCCCTACTAATACACACTctaatacacaatagagtatataactcatgcttgcattagttatacatagaaaAAAAGACGTACCAAATAAGGTACTAataatacacattaactaatgcatatattatatttttcatacaCTCCGACAAACGACCCATTATAGTGTAGTGGTACTAGTGAAACTCTTAACAGTATGTGTGGTATCCAAGGAGAGAAAAAAGAACCaaatgcaattttttttatttccacctTTTTAACTCTCTATTTCTTAAGAGTGTACACAAGCTTGACTCTATTTGATTTGACAATATTGTTATAGGGATTTAGTTAGATTTTCAATAGAAACACAACATACAACACCTCTATTGAACTATCTAAACTTGTTAGTCTAATGATGGTAGTGAAACACAACAGTGTCCTCTTTTCCCTCTTACCCAAGACGGAGGGGGAAAAAGAACTAACTCAATaatgcttttatttttattttttgactctCTGTTTCCTAAGTGtcttaaaaaaatctaaaaattacacaaatacataatttatattttcaatattacaaaaaattccaactccctaaatatattacaaaaattccatcatatacacagaatgctatgtatatgtcggctatgttatgtatattaatagagagagaataaagtaattaaaaaagtggaaaagagtataattactttcaaaaggattgacatttatgttatttatactaaaaaaaaattgtatggtAGGCTATATTATCTGGATGTTCAGCAGGAGGATTGACAACAATCTTGCATTGTGACAACTTTAGAGGTCTATTATTGACAAGTGCTAAAGTCAAATGTTTTTCAGATGCTGGTTATTTTGTTGATCAGTAAGTGTTCTTCTTCCTTAATATATTACAattctataaatattttatttttaattctgttAACTAAAACTAGTATTTTCATTTATCGATCTAATTTCGTATTAACAGTTTAATGTGTATACTCTCAGCATGGATATTTCAGGAAAAGCATATATTGAACAGTACTTCAGTGATATTGTCACTTTACACGTATgttattattttctacttttcaattgcctattatattttgaaaaatgtatTTTATGCTCTTACgtgttttcaaaataaatttttagggcTCTGCCAAGAATTTGCCTCCATCTTGTACTTCTAGAATGAAACCAGGTTTGGTAAGTGTGATATAAAGAACTAATTTTTCATTTATCAACATTATTGGAGTGTTGTTAACCAATTCCTCCATGGCAATAACAAATTTTACCactaattattttcaaatttgaaatttaattccAAAAGGTAATTACATATATTAcgaattatcaaacaaattaatgaaatttcatatcacatttttttatttaaatggtgCAGTGCTTTTTCCCACAAAATGTGGCTCAACAAATTCAAACaccactttttattttaaatgcaGCCTATGATCATTGGCAGGTCAGTTTATTATATTTACTAAGATTTTCCaaatatgttttataattttttttcactttttcattaaCATTTTCTTTTCATTAGCATTTTTCCCCCTATCGTTGACAGGTAAGAAACATTTTGGTTGCTCCTGGTGCTGATGCTGAGGGTACCTGGGAAAGTTGCAAAGCTCATATAAAAAACTGCACACCAGACCAGCTCAAAGTTCTTCAAGGTTAATAATAAtatgttcatatttttcaaatcattatttattcgtcagtttatttattttctttgtctaAGTCTTAAAAAACAATTAATTTGTGTAATTGTTGAACAATTCTTTTAGGTTTCCGATTGGACTTTCTAAAGGAATTGAAAAAGCTTGGGCCATCTTCAATAAGAGGATATTACATCAACTCTTGTGATTCACATTGCCAAACTCAACAACAAGCCTATTGGTTTGGTCCCAATTCACCTAGACTATTCAACAAGGTAAAACTAAATTTTTGACGTATAGCTTGTTTAGATGAGTTTTTAGGACATCAAAAATGCTTATTTTTGGTCAAACAATTCCtgttttttaaaacaaaaaaaggtGTTTGGAGttgtttcaaaaatagttttaagCACTTTTGAGGAAAATAAACTTCTAGAAGTACTTTTTAAAAGTTTGTCAAACACTAATTGtagcttaaaaatattttttgaatttattagtCAAATACAAACTGTTTGTCAcaaaaaatactttaagaaaaaaCACTATTTAAAATAAGATGGTTTTAGAAGTTTGGCCAAAGATGTTATTGTTAAACTCCGTTGcttcaaaattttcctttttatccTAATACAATTTTGTTTAATAATTGTCATTTtggatttaaaataaatatactgTTCCATTGCTTCAAAGCCTGTATATACTAGAGTCAATGACTAATTAATAGCTGATAAAGTGCAACTACTCGTTTTTCCTTGTTGCAGACAATAGCAGAAGCAATAGGAGATTGGGTTTTGGACAAAAAACAGTTTCAACATATTGATGACCCTTTTCCTTGTGACAAAACATGTGTTGAAGCCAGTGACATAATTAGTTCACAagatatataattatgttttttttatttgagattgATAGAGATGATTGTGACATGgagaataatttttttgaattaatgcACTTGTATCATATAATAGAAATGAACAATTTATATATTGATTTGGACAAATTCATATTTGAAACATTGTTTTCTTCAGTTATCCACCAAATTGCAAGTGTTTTCAATGTTTTGATATGTGTATCTAATCGCCCAATCTCTTCAAGAGTTTCCAACTCATCCTCCCCTCTCTCTTCTAATTTCCTAGCATATTCCTAATGtcaaaaactaatttttgaaACTTGTGATCTAACAGGAGTAACTGATAGTTATTTGTGTGGGCAACCTTTCGAACTATAATAGCAGCGAACAAAATCGAAACTGCCTAAATTGTGAAAATGAGATTGTGAgagagcaatacaagtctgtatTGTTTGGCAAAGAATGTTGCACCCTAAACCACAAATATCCAGTAGCCGGGTAACAATAGAAagtctaaaattaaattattactaaGCAAATAAAGCTATTATTTTCTTTGAccgaataaaaagaaaaaaaaatattacataggGCAATGGATGATTATTTGTCTTAGAGTACAAGTTTTCTTCTGTCCAGTGAACATTAGATTCTTATCGTGATCCTCAACCCCCATCTTACATATATGTACTTTTTTTCAGTTGCTTTTTGGCTGAACtctattgataattatttatttgaacctaatatttatataaaatcatactctcttcgttttaaaataatgaaattattgtagtattttttagtgtttaaaagagaaaattaaatAGTCAAAAGCCCCCAACCTTTcccccaaatctcaactacaaACGTATACTTTGGGGGGTCCTA is a genomic window containing:
- the LOC107854122 gene encoding pectin acetylesterase 8 encodes the protein MVLLKFVEFYNWNRVYVRYCDGGSFTGDVEAVDPDSGLHYRGARIFKAIMEELLAQGMNTSQYAILSGCSAGGLTTILHCDNFRGLLLTSAKVKCFSDAGYFVDHMDISGKAYIEQYFSDIVTLHGSAKNLPPSCTSRMKPGLCFFPQNVAQQIQTPLFILNAAYDHWQVRNILVAPGADAEGTWESCKAHIKNCTPDQLKVLQGFRLDFLKELKKLGPSSIRGYYINSCDSHCQTQQQAYWFGPNSPRLFNKTIAEAIGDWVLDKKQFQHIDDPFPCDKTCVEASDIISSQDI